A stretch of Exiguobacterium sp. BMC-KP DNA encodes these proteins:
- the putP gene encoding sodium/proline symporter PutP, translating to MTQEWISIILYLVLMLAIGYFAYKRTTNTEDYMLGGRDLGPGVTALSAGASDMSGWMLMGLPGAMYATGVSALWLALGLLIGCYVNYIVLAPRFRLYTEMANDSITIPDFLENRFEDKSRVLRTVSALVIIIFFTFYTSAGIVSGGKLFVSSFGFDYHYGMLLTIAVVIAYTLFGGFLAVSWTDFVQGCIMFVALVLVPIVALTDVGGVDGAYNYAENLDPSLFDPFKGTTILGIIGFLAWGLGYFGQPHIIVRFMAIRSVKDLKSARRIGIGWMFVSIIGAMMTGLVGIAYFEGQGNGLGDPETVFIRFSDVLFHPYITGFLMAAILAAIMSTISSQLLVTSSALTEDFYKTFLKKDASDKELVLTGRIAVLVVAIIASVLAWNPSATILALVGYAWAGFGSAFGPIILLSLYWKRMTKQGALAGIISGALTVIIWVQLGLSTTLYEMVPGFFTSLIFTVVVSLMTKQPVNAVQETFEEMEDELKDAVQ from the coding sequence ATGACGCAAGAATGGATTTCGATCATCCTGTATCTTGTTCTCATGTTGGCAATCGGTTATTTTGCCTACAAGCGAACGACGAATACAGAAGATTACATGTTAGGCGGACGCGATCTCGGTCCTGGTGTTACAGCACTATCTGCTGGTGCATCGGATATGAGTGGATGGATGCTCATGGGACTTCCCGGCGCCATGTATGCAACAGGTGTTTCAGCACTTTGGCTAGCACTCGGATTATTGATTGGATGTTACGTGAACTACATTGTACTCGCTCCACGTTTTCGTCTCTATACGGAAATGGCAAACGACTCCATTACGATCCCTGATTTCTTAGAGAATCGTTTTGAAGACAAATCACGTGTGCTTCGTACCGTATCAGCACTCGTCATTATCATTTTCTTTACGTTCTACACATCAGCTGGAATCGTATCTGGCGGAAAATTATTCGTCAGCTCATTTGGATTTGATTACCACTATGGTATGCTCTTGACGATTGCGGTCGTAATCGCCTACACCCTTTTCGGCGGTTTTCTCGCAGTTAGTTGGACCGATTTCGTCCAGGGCTGTATCATGTTTGTCGCACTCGTTCTTGTACCGATCGTCGCATTAACAGACGTTGGTGGAGTTGATGGTGCGTACAATTACGCTGAAAACCTAGACCCTTCGCTGTTTGATCCATTTAAAGGGACAACGATTCTCGGAATCATTGGATTCCTTGCCTGGGGACTTGGTTACTTTGGTCAACCACACATCATTGTCCGCTTTATGGCAATTCGCTCTGTCAAGGACTTAAAAAGTGCCCGCCGTATCGGTATCGGTTGGATGTTCGTCTCAATCATAGGTGCGATGATGACAGGACTTGTCGGTATTGCTTACTTTGAAGGACAAGGCAATGGACTCGGCGATCCAGAGACAGTCTTCATCCGTTTCTCAGATGTTCTGTTCCATCCGTATATCACAGGATTCTTGATGGCTGCGATTCTCGCTGCAATCATGTCGACGATTTCGTCACAATTGCTTGTCACATCAAGTGCGTTGACAGAAGACTTTTATAAAACGTTCTTGAAAAAAGATGCATCAGATAAAGAACTCGTTCTAACAGGTCGAATTGCTGTTCTTGTCGTTGCCATCATCGCAAGTGTACTCGCTTGGAATCCGTCAGCAACGATTCTTGCACTTGTCGGTTATGCATGGGCTGGATTCGGTTCTGCCTTTGGTCCGATCATCTTACTTTCCCTTTACTGGAAACGCATGACGAAACAAGGTGCGTTAGCTGGTATCATCTCAGGTGCCTTGACCGTCATCATCTGGGTCCAACTCGGACTTAGCACGACACTTTACGAAATGGTTCCTGGATTCTTCACAAGCTTGATCTTCACAGTTGTCGTCAGCTTAATGACGAAACAACCAGTCAATGCTGTTCAGGAAACGTTCGAAGAGATGGAAGACGAATTAAAAGACGCAGTTCAATAA
- a CDS encoding class I SAM-dependent methyltransferase: protein MKPTIGLTTCLRPTEDVRHRVKQLLADEMIHFVYIARKKKGIEQLQQETGLPVLVVDKQRLELYPLGEKISFFFHPSSAVFRIKQIDAGGGDPLVTIGRLSEGMRVLDCTLGLGADAIVMSHAVGETGQLIGLESRTETAFVVKQGLQRWEESYSPINQAMRRIEVRMEHHLEFLKQCPDDSFDVIYFDPMFERTVSESTHLDPLRTLANYETLSVETIMEAKRVASQRIVLKAHYESPLFERYGFGRTKRKTSKLHYGVIEL from the coding sequence ATGAAACCAACGATTGGACTGACGACGTGTCTTCGTCCGACCGAAGACGTCCGCCATCGTGTGAAGCAGCTATTAGCGGATGAGATGATTCATTTCGTTTACATCGCGCGTAAGAAGAAAGGGATTGAACAATTACAGCAAGAAACAGGATTACCTGTACTTGTCGTCGATAAACAACGACTAGAGCTTTATCCACTCGGAGAGAAGATATCATTCTTTTTTCATCCATCAAGTGCCGTCTTTCGCATTAAACAAATCGACGCAGGTGGAGGAGATCCACTAGTTACGATCGGTCGTTTATCTGAAGGAATGCGTGTGCTTGACTGTACACTAGGTCTTGGTGCAGATGCGATCGTCATGAGTCATGCCGTTGGTGAGACGGGACAACTCATAGGACTCGAGAGTCGAACTGAGACCGCTTTCGTTGTCAAACAGGGGTTACAGCGCTGGGAAGAGTCCTATTCGCCAATCAATCAAGCGATGCGACGAATCGAGGTTCGAATGGAACATCATTTGGAGTTTTTAAAGCAATGTCCTGACGATAGTTTTGATGTCATCTATTTTGATCCGATGTTTGAACGGACGGTATCGGAATCGACGCATCTCGATCCGCTTCGAACGCTTGCAAACTATGAAACGTTATCAGTTGAAACGATCATGGAAGCAAAACGTGTGGCGAGCCAGCGTATCGTCCTTAAAGCGCATTATGAGAGTCCACTATTTGAACGCTATGGGTTTGGACGAACAAAGCGTAAGACGTCAAAGTTACATTATGGTGTCATCGAATTGTAA
- a CDS encoding GNAT family N-acetyltransferase, whose translation MELRRRALRHVDQAEYEHFLKYGEQAYGLTPQEIKGYDHELGEERAFDSVEHSYPEDYYFDIVEADTIVGRVLLLKMGHYFQLDFMVFDSYTHRGLATQAVAEALSHSQVLDRHEVRARVLDQSPHALYAKRILELNDFTWTENYYVKGRRRRYSLQRLG comes from the coding sequence ATGGAATTAAGACGTCGAGCATTACGTCATGTCGATCAAGCTGAGTATGAACATTTCTTGAAGTATGGCGAGCAAGCATATGGACTGACTCCGCAAGAAATCAAAGGGTATGACCATGAGCTTGGAGAAGAGCGGGCTTTTGATTCCGTCGAGCACAGTTATCCTGAAGATTATTACTTTGATATCGTTGAAGCAGATACGATCGTTGGACGGGTTCTGCTTTTAAAAATGGGTCACTATTTCCAACTTGATTTTATGGTGTTTGATTCTTACACTCATAGAGGTCTAGCTACGCAGGCCGTCGCAGAAGCTTTATCACATTCGCAGGTACTAGATCGCCACGAAGTACGCGCACGCGTACTCGATCAGTCACCACACGCTCTTTATGCGAAACGGATTCTAGAATTGAACGATTTTACATGGACAGAGAACTATTACGTCAAAGGAAGACGTCGTCGGTATTCTTTGCAACGACTCGGATAA
- a CDS encoding queuosine precursor transporter, with product MNEWLWIPSIFLTMGLLVFSYYLFGKTGLLMWIAIATIIANIQVTQTVDIFGFVFTLGNVVYGSCYLATDILNEKYGKKVARKGVYMGFFSLITTTVLMQFSLFYTPLADKAALETSDSLHLLFGLLPWIAVGSLAAYLVSQLFDVFIYSKIRQKTGERKLWLRTTGSTVLSQLLDTLTFCAIAFHDMPFSIWWQIFLTTYLAKFVVAWFATPFMYWAKRIHPTKQSTDAAA from the coding sequence ATGAACGAATGGTTATGGATCCCTTCTATCTTCTTGACGATGGGATTATTGGTCTTCAGTTATTATCTTTTTGGAAAAACCGGATTGTTGATGTGGATTGCCATCGCAACAATCATCGCAAACATCCAAGTTACTCAAACCGTCGATATTTTTGGCTTCGTCTTTACGTTAGGAAACGTCGTGTATGGTAGTTGTTATCTTGCGACAGATATTCTAAATGAAAAATACGGAAAGAAAGTCGCTCGTAAAGGGGTCTATATGGGTTTCTTCTCCCTGATCACGACGACCGTCCTCATGCAATTTAGTCTCTTCTATACACCACTTGCGGATAAGGCAGCACTTGAAACATCTGATTCCTTACATTTATTGTTCGGACTCTTACCATGGATTGCTGTTGGTAGTCTTGCGGCTTATCTCGTCTCGCAACTATTTGATGTCTTCATCTATTCGAAGATCCGTCAGAAGACAGGCGAACGGAAACTTTGGTTACGAACAACTGGTTCAACCGTATTAAGCCAGTTACTCGATACGTTGACGTTTTGTGCGATTGCCTTTCACGATATGCCCTTCTCCATTTGGTGGCAAATCTTCTTGACGACATATCTTGCGAAATTCGTCGTGGCTTGGTTTGCAACACCATTCATGTATTGGGCAAAACGAATTCATCCGACGAAACAGTCGACAGATGCTGCAGCGTAA